A genomic window from Pecten maximus chromosome 2, xPecMax1.1, whole genome shotgun sequence includes:
- the LOC117340469 gene encoding RING finger protein 212B-like yields MDWLHCNTCFHQPGDGGKFLLTSCGHIYCEKCIDQVTNGKCKMCGSVCTTIPLSGQMKPDVELFFTNPMDLLKKEFRKIIQVMDFQHNQRRRFFSYLMDKLHRQQNVMEKCHKAIRASQDLERDMSKLREENSYLKRLMSERENRHITSATSSLEAMGLGQSLPNSPEAMGLGQSPPNSPEARGLGQSLPYSLEVM; encoded by the exons ATGGATTGGTTGCACTGCAATACCTGTTTTCACCAACCAGGGGATGGAGGAAAGTTCCTATTGACAAGCTGTGGCCATATATACTGTGAAAAGTGTATAGACCAGG TTACTAATGGAAAGTGTAAAATGTGTGGCAGTGTGTGTACAACAATTCCCCTGTCTGGACAG ATGAAACCAGATGTGGAGTTGTTTTTTACAAATCCCATGGATTTACTGAAAAAGGAATTCAGGAAAATCATCCAG gtAATGGACTTCCAACACAATCAGAGGAGGAGATTCTTTTCATATCTAATGGACAAg CTTCACAGACAGCAGAATGTCATGGAGAAATGTCATAAAGCCATACGAGCCTCCCAGGACCTGGAAAG GGATATGAGTAAATTGCGCGAGGAAAACTCCTACCTGAAAAGACTGATGAGTGAACGTGAAAAT agACACATCACTAGTGCCACTAGCAG tcTAGAGGCCATgggattgggacagtccctacctaacagtccagaggccatggGATTGGGACAGTCCCCACCTAACAGTCCAGAGGCAAGGGGATTGGGGCAGTCACTACCTTACAGTCTAGAGGtcatgtga